In one window of Dromaius novaehollandiae isolate bDroNov1 chromosome W, bDroNov1.hap1, whole genome shotgun sequence DNA:
- the LOC135324309 gene encoding forkhead box protein B2-like: MPRPGKSSYSDQKPPYSYISLTAMAIQHSAEKMLPLSDIYKFIMERFPYYREHTQRWQNSLRHNLSFNDCFIKIPRRPDQPGKGSFWALHPDCGDMFENGSFLRRRKRFKVLRPEHHLPGGGGGGGGGGGGAGGGPGKPAAPAPHMLHYFHPRPPPPPPPPPPPGKAPGLAGSEAAVAAAAVAVGRLPPFSPYGGGQPSGFKHPFAIENIIGRDYKGVLQAGGLPLASVMHHLGYPVPGQLGGVVGSVWPHVGVMDPVAGVPVPPDYGPFGVPVKALCHAPPQTMPAVPVPIKPAPAVPAASALPALAVAASHACPAASPAAAALLEPRAGGAAEGKGCLPSVLVRS; this comes from the coding sequence ATGCCCAGGCCGGGGAAGAGCTCGTACAGCGACCAGAAGCCGCCTTACTCCTACATCTCGCTGACAGCCATGGCCATCCAGCACTCGGCCGAGAAGATGCTGCCGCTGAGCGACATCTACAAGTTCATCATGGAGCGGTTCCCCTACTACCGGGAGCATACGCAGCGCTGGCAGAACTCCCTGCGCCACAACCTCTCCTTCAACGACTGCTTCATCAAGATCCCGCGCCGCCCCGACCAGCCGGGCAAGGGCAGCTTCTGGGCGCTGCACCCGGACTGCGGGGACATGTTCGAAAACGGCAGCTTCCTGCGCCGCCGCAAGCGCTTCAAGGTGCTGCGGCCCGAGCACCACCtgcccggtggcggcggcggcggcggcggcggcggcgggggtgcgggcggcggccccggcaagcccgcggcgcccgccccgcacaTGCTGCACTACTTCcacccccggccgccgccgccgccgccgccgccgccgccgccgggcaaggcgccggggctggcgggcTCCGAGGCGGCCGTGGCAGCCGCCGCCGTGGCCGTGGGGCGGCTGCCGCCGTTCTCGCCCTACGGCGGCGGGCAGCCCTCGGGCTTCAAGCACCCCTTCGCCATCGAGAACATCATCGGCAGAGATTACAAGGGCGTGCTGCAGGCCGGCGGGCTGCCGCTGGCCTCCGTGATGCACCACCTGGGCTACCCGGTGCCCGGGCAGCTCGGCGGCGTGGTGGGCTCCGTGTGGCCGCACGTGGGGGTGATGGACCCGGTGGCCGGCGTGCCCGTGCCCCCCGACTACGGACCCTTCGGCGTGCCCGTGAAGGCGCTctgccacgcgccgccgcagacCATGCCCGCCGTCCCGGTGCCCATCAAGCCGGCGCCCGCCGTGCCCGCCGCCTCGGCCCTGCCCGCCCTCGCCGTCGCCGCCTCGCACGcctgccccgccgcctccccggccgccgcggcgctgctggagccgcgcgcgggcggcgccgccgagggcaagggctgcctgccCTCCGTCCTGGTGCGCTCCTga